In Pseudofrankia saprophytica, one genomic interval encodes:
- a CDS encoding ester cyclase codes for MGSDEAGSGRWLVEHYFEMWNSGDTSIASEIIAVDWVDHAHPEVRGPEEVARAIEQIRAARPDLCFTIDSVLGDRDLVAAVGAARGTRLIWLFRVEKGQLTELRTYRDTSS; via the coding sequence GTGGGCAGCGACGAGGCCGGCTCCGGCCGATGGCTTGTCGAGCACTACTTCGAGATGTGGAACTCCGGCGACACGTCGATCGCCAGCGAGATCATCGCCGTGGACTGGGTGGACCACGCGCATCCTGAGGTGCGGGGGCCGGAGGAGGTGGCGCGCGCCATCGAGCAGATCCGTGCCGCCCGACCGGACCTGTGCTTCACCATCGACTCCGTTCTCGGGGACCGCGACCTGGTCGCGGCCGTCGGCGCCGCCCGCGGGACGCGCCTGATCTGGCTGTTCCGGGTCGAGAAGGGTCAGCTGACCGAGTTGCGGACCTACCGCGACACCAGCTCCTGA
- a CDS encoding class I adenylate-forming enzyme family protein: MLRWPDGDLLPPPLRDRLMGPDAPFELAREQVRGVEMTVFARRPPHLPAILASACQRFPDRPYLVFVDASGAATTLTFAETAARAVRVAGVLRDKFGVRKGDRVGFVAANCAEYAVSMWAALSLGAIAVGFNGWWTGPELAHGLRLTTPTVVFGDERRLARLDGIPEAAGQPVLTFAELFATLPPPIHAVGSDAGGADADGAAGGGAGVAAAALLALCPDLDEDDPVTILFTSGTTGRPKGALLPHRALVNFSPDAALRGAAAGLLDQLAQASPASQGSPAPAPAAPPPPVSILAGPFFHISGIGPLLSHAPYNGMTLVFAPPGKWDPTVHLDLTTRHGVTNWSGVPTQFLRLLEHPRLGDYDLSSLRGLGGGGAALPPEVVRLIERVLPGRTLGGGYGMTETAGIGATTGGRRLRDAPSSLGVATPTSEIKVVGPDGAELPDGEVGEICVRCPSVFLGYWENEEATAAVLGTDGWYRTGDFGRVDGGLLYMESRLRDMIIRGGENIYPIEIENRLVEHPALADAAVIGVEHRELGQEVMAVVVRREGADVTAEDVQAWVAAALARFKVPAHVRFATELPYNATGKLLKRELEKLYATPAR, translated from the coding sequence ATGCTCCGGTGGCCCGACGGTGACCTCCTGCCCCCGCCGCTGCGGGACCGGCTGATGGGCCCCGACGCGCCCTTCGAGCTGGCGCGGGAACAGGTGCGCGGCGTCGAGATGACCGTCTTCGCCCGTCGCCCGCCGCATCTGCCCGCGATACTGGCGTCCGCCTGCCAGCGTTTTCCCGACCGGCCCTACCTCGTCTTCGTCGATGCGTCCGGCGCCGCGACCACGCTGACGTTCGCCGAGACCGCCGCGCGCGCCGTGCGGGTCGCGGGCGTGCTGCGCGACAAGTTCGGGGTGAGGAAGGGCGACCGGGTTGGCTTCGTCGCCGCGAACTGCGCCGAGTACGCCGTCAGCATGTGGGCCGCGCTCTCCCTGGGCGCGATCGCCGTCGGGTTCAACGGCTGGTGGACGGGCCCGGAGCTGGCGCACGGCCTGCGGCTGACCACGCCGACCGTGGTCTTCGGCGACGAGCGCCGCCTCGCCCGCCTCGACGGGATCCCCGAGGCCGCGGGCCAGCCCGTCCTCACCTTCGCCGAGCTGTTCGCCACGCTCCCCCCGCCCATCCACGCCGTCGGCAGCGACGCCGGCGGCGCCGATGCCGACGGCGCCGCTGGCGGTGGCGCCGGTGTGGCGGCCGCGGCCCTGCTCGCGCTGTGCCCCGACCTGGACGAGGACGACCCGGTCACGATCCTGTTCACCAGCGGCACCACCGGCCGCCCGAAGGGCGCTCTGCTCCCCCACCGAGCGCTGGTCAACTTCAGTCCCGACGCCGCCCTGCGCGGCGCCGCCGCCGGGCTGCTCGACCAGCTGGCCCAGGCGTCCCCCGCGTCCCAGGGCTCCCCCGCGCCGGCACCCGCCGCGCCCCCACCGCCGGTGTCGATCCTCGCCGGCCCGTTCTTCCACATCTCCGGCATCGGCCCGCTGCTCAGCCACGCCCCGTACAACGGCATGACCCTGGTCTTCGCCCCGCCCGGGAAATGGGACCCGACCGTCCACCTCGACCTGACCACGCGTCACGGCGTCACCAACTGGTCCGGCGTGCCGACCCAGTTCCTGCGCCTGCTCGAGCACCCGCGCCTGGGCGACTACGACCTGTCCAGCCTGCGCGGCCTCGGCGGCGGCGGCGCGGCCCTCCCGCCCGAGGTCGTCCGGCTGATCGAGCGCGTACTGCCCGGCCGCACCCTCGGCGGCGGCTACGGCATGACGGAGACCGCCGGCATCGGCGCGACCACGGGCGGGCGCAGGCTGCGCGACGCGCCCAGCTCACTCGGGGTGGCGACGCCGACCTCCGAGATCAAGGTCGTCGGCCCGGACGGCGCCGAGCTGCCCGACGGCGAGGTCGGCGAGATCTGCGTCCGCTGCCCGAGCGTCTTCCTCGGCTACTGGGAGAACGAGGAGGCGACGGCCGCCGTCCTCGGCACCGACGGCTGGTACCGCACCGGCGACTTCGGCCGCGTCGACGGCGGCCTGCTCTACATGGAGAGCCGCCTCCGCGACATGATCATCCGCGGCGGCGAGAACATCTACCCGATCGAGATCGAGAACCGGCTCGTCGAGCACCCCGCCCTGGCCGACGCCGCCGTCATCGGCGTCGAGCACCGCGAGCTCGGCCAGGAGGTGATGGCGGTCGTCGTGCGCCGCGAAGGCGCCGATGTCACCGCCGAGGACGTCCAGGCCTGGGTCGCCGCCGCGCTCGCCCGCTTCAAGGTCCCGGCCCACGTCCGCTTCGCCACCGAGCTCCCCTACAACGCCACCGGCAAGCTCCTGAAGCGCGAGCTCGAGAAGCTCTACGCCACCCCAGCCAGATAA
- a CDS encoding aconitate hydratase has translation MDSFGSTGQLVVGERTYTIRRLDAVPGADRLPYSLRVLLENLLRTEDGANITADHVRALASWDPSAEPSQEIQFTPARVIMQDFTGVPCVVDLAAMREAMVALGGDPAKINPLAPAELVIDHSIIADHFGRPDAFDLNASLEFNRNRERYQFLRWGQAAFDNFTVVPPNTGIVHQVNLEHLARVVFTKETPEGTLAYPDTLVGTDSHTTMINGLGVLGWGVGGIEAEAAMLGQPVSMLIPTVVGFKLTGELPAGTTATDMVLVITEKLRKHGVVGRFVEFYGEGVTSVPLANRATIGNMSPEYGSTCAIFPVDQETLNYLKLSGRPAELIALVEAYAKEQGLWHDPSHEASYTTTLELDLSTVEPSLAGPKRPQDRVPLATAKPKFRAALADYAKTVALAPGGADEADDESFPASDVPSAIGDKPGDAPASSNGISGDLDGRPSNPTAVTLADGTSFTIDHGAVAIAAITSCTNTSNPQVMIGAALLARNAVEKGLTRKPWVKTTLAPGSKVVMDYYERAGLVPYLDKVGFNLVGYGCTTCIGNSGPLQDEISAGINEGDLAVVSVLSGNRNFEGRINPDIKMNYLASPPLVVAYALAGTMDVDLNNDPLGTDPEGNPVYLRDIWPTEAEVAAVVAEAITSDMFERDYADLSGDERWQSLPVGDGGEVSQTFGWAPDSTYVRHPPYFEGMDRNPSPRTDIVGARVLAVLGDSVTTDHISPAGNIKKDSPAGRYLTEHGVAAGDFNSYGSRRGNHEVMIRGTFANIRLRNLLAPGTEGGVTRHLPDGEQLAIYDAAQKYAAEGVPLVVLAGKEYGSGSSRDWAAKGTALLGVRVVIAESYERIHRSNLIGMGVLPLQFQPGDSAASLGLTGEEVFTVTGLAEISEKTTTLTVQAGDKSFEAVVRIDTPGEADYYRHGGILPYVLRSLI, from the coding sequence ATGGACAGCTTCGGCAGCACCGGACAGCTCGTGGTGGGGGAGCGCACCTACACGATCAGACGGCTGGACGCGGTGCCCGGTGCTGACCGCCTGCCCTACAGCCTGCGGGTGTTGCTGGAGAACCTGCTGCGCACCGAGGACGGCGCGAACATCACCGCCGACCATGTACGGGCACTGGCGAGCTGGGACCCGAGCGCCGAGCCGAGCCAGGAGATCCAGTTCACCCCCGCCCGGGTGATCATGCAGGACTTCACCGGCGTGCCGTGTGTCGTCGACCTGGCCGCCATGCGCGAGGCGATGGTGGCCCTCGGCGGCGACCCCGCGAAGATCAACCCGCTGGCCCCGGCGGAGCTGGTCATCGACCACTCGATCATCGCCGACCACTTCGGCCGCCCCGACGCGTTCGACCTGAACGCGTCGCTGGAGTTCAACCGGAACCGGGAGCGCTACCAGTTCCTGCGCTGGGGCCAGGCCGCGTTCGACAACTTCACCGTCGTGCCGCCGAACACCGGCATCGTCCACCAGGTCAACCTGGAGCACCTCGCCCGGGTCGTCTTCACCAAGGAGACGCCCGAGGGCACGCTGGCCTACCCGGACACCCTCGTCGGCACCGACAGCCACACCACCATGATCAACGGTCTGGGTGTGCTGGGCTGGGGCGTCGGCGGCATCGAGGCCGAGGCCGCCATGCTCGGCCAGCCGGTCAGCATGCTCATCCCGACCGTCGTCGGCTTCAAGCTGACCGGCGAGCTGCCCGCCGGCACCACCGCCACCGACATGGTGCTGGTCATCACCGAGAAGCTGCGCAAGCACGGCGTCGTCGGCCGGTTCGTCGAGTTCTACGGCGAGGGCGTGACGTCGGTGCCGCTGGCCAACCGGGCCACGATCGGCAACATGAGCCCCGAGTACGGCTCCACCTGCGCGATCTTCCCGGTCGACCAGGAGACGCTGAACTACCTGAAGCTCTCGGGCCGCCCGGCCGAGCTCATCGCGCTCGTCGAGGCGTACGCCAAGGAGCAGGGCCTCTGGCACGACCCGTCGCACGAGGCCAGCTACACGACCACGCTCGAGCTGGACCTCTCGACGGTCGAGCCGTCGCTCGCCGGCCCGAAGCGCCCGCAGGACCGGGTGCCGCTGGCCACCGCGAAGCCGAAGTTCCGCGCGGCGCTCGCCGACTACGCGAAGACCGTCGCGCTCGCCCCCGGCGGCGCCGACGAGGCCGACGACGAGTCGTTCCCGGCCTCCGACGTCCCGTCCGCGATCGGCGACAAGCCGGGCGACGCCCCCGCCTCGTCGAACGGGATCAGCGGCGACCTCGACGGCCGGCCGTCGAACCCGACCGCGGTGACCCTGGCCGACGGCACGTCGTTCACGATCGACCACGGCGCGGTCGCGATCGCGGCGATCACGTCCTGCACCAACACCTCGAACCCGCAGGTCATGATCGGCGCTGCGCTGCTCGCCCGCAACGCCGTCGAGAAGGGCCTGACCCGCAAGCCGTGGGTCAAGACGACGCTCGCCCCTGGGTCCAAGGTCGTCATGGACTACTACGAGCGGGCCGGGCTCGTGCCGTACCTGGACAAGGTCGGCTTCAACCTGGTCGGCTACGGCTGCACCACCTGCATCGGCAACTCCGGCCCGTTGCAGGACGAGATCAGCGCCGGGATCAACGAGGGCGACCTCGCGGTCGTGTCGGTCCTGTCCGGCAACCGGAACTTCGAGGGCCGGATCAACCCGGACATCAAGATGAACTACCTGGCGTCCCCGCCGCTGGTCGTCGCCTACGCGCTGGCCGGCACGATGGACGTCGACCTGAACAACGACCCGCTGGGCACCGACCCCGAGGGCAACCCGGTCTACCTGCGCGACATCTGGCCGACCGAGGCCGAGGTCGCCGCGGTCGTCGCCGAGGCGATCACGTCGGACATGTTCGAGCGGGACTACGCCGACCTGTCCGGCGACGAGCGGTGGCAGTCTCTACCGGTCGGCGACGGCGGTGAGGTTTCCCAGACGTTCGGCTGGGCGCCCGACTCCACCTACGTCCGCCACCCTCCGTATTTCGAGGGCATGGACCGGAACCCGTCCCCGCGGACCGACATCGTCGGCGCCCGGGTGCTCGCGGTGCTGGGTGACTCGGTCACCACCGACCACATCTCGCCCGCCGGCAACATCAAGAAGGACTCGCCCGCCGGTCGTTACCTGACCGAGCACGGCGTCGCCGCCGGCGACTTCAACTCCTACGGCTCGCGCCGCGGCAACCACGAGGTCATGATCCGCGGCACGTTCGCCAACATCCGGCTGCGCAACCTGCTCGCCCCCGGCACCGAGGGCGGCGTCACCCGCCACCTGCCGGACGGCGAGCAGCTGGCGATCTACGACGCGGCGCAGAAGTACGCCGCCGAGGGCGTGCCGCTGGTCGTGCTGGCCGGCAAGGAGTACGGCTCCGGCTCGTCGCGTGACTGGGCGGCCAAGGGCACCGCGCTGCTGGGCGTCCGGGTCGTCATCGCCGAGAGCTACGAGCGGATCCACCGCTCGAACCTCATCGGCATGGGCGTGCTGCCGCTGCAGTTCCAGCCCGGCGACTCGGCCGCGTCCCTGGGCCTGACCGGCGAGGAGGTCTTCACCGTCACCGGCCTCGCCGAGATCAGCGAGAAGACCACGACCCTGACCGTCCAGGCCGGCGACAAGTCCTTCGAGGCCGTCGTCCGCATCGACACCCCCGGCGAGGCGGACTACTACCGCCACGGCGGCATCCTCCCCTACGTCCTGCGCTCGTTGATCTGA
- a CDS encoding glycosyltransferase yields MFSTHRLDIGAETGPSDPRVLLLAPSVGLGGGVERYLAAVEERLRAGGALVHRVDLHSPARPHDPWARQRFAASALRVAARLAPLDAVLTGGPGLIPVAAAAVVVGRARRGPVMVCDADGIRARWFGRALLAHRRALFPLTTGSYSAGALASLGAVPVLRPGVTSAWRSALLAAGARTSRDSAAPRTPTLLTVLPFAVDSTDADAADAADAAGGAGGAHGAGDGLPTLLAALRVVRQAVGTVRLVVAVRGRAPEAARAAVAAAGDAELLESPDDSRLAALYAGADLFVLCTGARPGRGGADHARVLTEAQLAGCPVVGPVRGDARDAYVDGATGVTPGDESPAALAAVLTDLLADRARLARMRRRAAEWARMATEPAEHTRAVFAAVLGTLPAAPAPFPAAAGVPSDGPERWAMAPASAHSAAMSPVPASGGVARPPTHRAATRVWPEPAGAEPRRVFWSTVPPARVAHEVEADPDYAELSRGWSEDIEVDDLRIR; encoded by the coding sequence GTGTTCTCCACGCATCGTCTCGATATCGGGGCCGAGACTGGGCCCAGTGACCCGCGCGTGCTGCTGCTGGCCCCGTCGGTGGGGCTGGGCGGCGGCGTCGAGCGTTACCTGGCCGCTGTCGAGGAGCGGCTGCGCGCGGGCGGCGCCCTGGTCCACCGGGTCGACCTGCACAGCCCGGCGCGCCCGCACGACCCATGGGCCAGGCAGCGCTTCGCCGCCTCGGCCCTGCGCGTCGCGGCGCGGCTGGCACCGCTGGACGCTGTCCTCACTGGCGGGCCCGGCCTCATCCCGGTCGCGGCGGCCGCCGTCGTGGTCGGGCGGGCCAGGCGCGGCCCGGTGATGGTGTGCGACGCCGACGGTATCCGGGCGCGGTGGTTCGGCCGCGCGCTGTTGGCCCACCGCCGGGCGCTGTTCCCGTTGACGACCGGCTCGTACAGCGCCGGCGCGCTGGCAAGCCTCGGCGCCGTCCCGGTGCTGCGGCCGGGCGTCACGTCGGCCTGGCGGTCGGCTCTCCTGGCCGCGGGTGCCCGAACGAGCCGGGACAGCGCCGCGCCGCGCACGCCGACCCTGCTGACGGTCCTGCCGTTCGCCGTGGACAGCACGGACGCCGATGCCGCCGATGCCGCCGATGCGGCTGGCGGCGCTGGGGGCGCCCATGGGGCCGGCGACGGCCTGCCGACGCTGCTTGCCGCGCTGCGCGTGGTGCGCCAGGCGGTCGGGACGGTCCGGCTGGTGGTCGCGGTGCGGGGGCGCGCACCGGAAGCGGCTCGGGCGGCGGTCGCGGCGGCGGGCGACGCCGAACTCCTCGAGTCACCGGACGATTCGCGGCTGGCCGCCCTGTACGCGGGGGCTGACCTGTTCGTGCTGTGCACGGGTGCCCGACCGGGCCGCGGCGGCGCGGACCACGCCCGGGTGCTAACCGAGGCGCAGCTGGCTGGCTGCCCGGTCGTCGGCCCGGTGCGCGGCGACGCCCGCGACGCCTACGTCGACGGGGCGACGGGCGTCACGCCGGGTGACGAGTCGCCGGCGGCGCTCGCCGCGGTGCTGACCGACCTGCTGGCCGACCGGGCGAGGCTCGCGCGGATGCGCCGGCGCGCCGCGGAGTGGGCCAGGATGGCCACCGAGCCGGCGGAGCACACCAGGGCGGTTTTCGCCGCGGTCCTTGGCACCCTCCCAGCAGCTCCGGCTCCGTTCCCGGCCGCGGCGGGGGTCCCGTCGGACGGGCCCGAACGGTGGGCCATGGCGCCCGCGTCAGCCCATTCCGCGGCCATGTCGCCTGTGCCGGCGTCCGGTGGGGTGGCGCGGCCACCGACGCACCGCGCGGCGACTCGGGTGTGGCCCGAGCCCGCCGGAGCGGAGCCCAGGCGCGTCTTCTGGTCCACGGTTCCGCCCGCCCGCGTGGCCCACGAGGTTGAGGCGGACCCGGACTACGCCGAGCTGAGCCGCGGCTGGAGCGAGGACATCGAGGTCGACGACCTCCGGATCCGTTGA
- a CDS encoding cyclase family protein → MTAIESLLTALTSGEVTIVDLTAPLSPETPILRLPAPFANTIPLSLEKISDFDEAGPFWGWNNIHTGEHTGTHLDAPVHWASGRDGLSVDQIPPARLVGPAVVLDFTAEAAANPDFLLEPAHLDAWVAANGPLPDGAWLLFRTGWSRYSTDAAAFLNADDSGPHTPGVSAAGAEWLARSPISGFGVETVGIDAGCAGTLDPVFPVHYHLLGANKFGLTQLQNLDKLPTTGALLVVAPLPIVGGTGSPARAYALVPA, encoded by the coding sequence ATGACCGCCATCGAGTCCCTGCTCACGGCCCTCACCTCCGGTGAGGTCACGATCGTCGACCTGACCGCCCCGCTCTCGCCCGAGACACCGATCCTGAGGCTGCCGGCGCCGTTCGCGAACACGATCCCGCTGTCGCTGGAAAAGATCAGCGACTTCGACGAGGCCGGTCCGTTCTGGGGCTGGAACAACATCCACACCGGCGAGCACACCGGCACGCACCTGGACGCTCCGGTGCACTGGGCGTCGGGCCGGGACGGCCTCTCGGTCGACCAGATCCCGCCGGCGCGCCTCGTCGGCCCAGCGGTCGTCCTCGACTTCACCGCCGAGGCGGCCGCGAATCCTGACTTCCTGCTGGAGCCCGCACATCTGGATGCCTGGGTGGCCGCGAACGGCCCGCTGCCCGATGGCGCCTGGCTGCTGTTCCGGACCGGCTGGTCGAGGTACTCGACGGACGCGGCCGCGTTCCTCAACGCTGACGACAGCGGCCCGCACACGCCCGGCGTCTCGGCCGCCGGCGCCGAGTGGCTGGCGAGATCACCGATCTCCGGCTTCGGTGTCGAGACCGTCGGCATCGACGCCGGTTGCGCCGGCACCCTGGACCCGGTCTTCCCGGTTCACTACCACCTGCTGGGCGCCAACAAGTTCGGCCTCACCCAGCTCCAGAACCTCGACAAGCTCCCCACCACCGGCGCACTGCTGGTCGTCGCCCCGCTCCCGATCGTCGGCGGCACCGGTTCCCCGGCCCGCGCCTACGCCCTCGTCCCGGCGTGA
- a CDS encoding glycosyl transferase: MVGAGSAACVVTLAATPLVIACMRRLSVLDVAGERSLHTVPTPRGGGAAVVLGMFAGVLATVLTSGRASAPDLLPMTLAITLFGLIGLAEDVASDIGGISPLRRLALQGVGAAAVTATTVLSVTLVGDGPGTALLVAAAVVGPLWVTGFVNAFNFMDGVNGISAAQATVAGVGYALVGTVHHNPPLVAGGVVVAGAAIGFAPFNLPRALVFLGDVGSYALGGAIAALALQAALSGVGVEAVVAPVVLYLADTATTLARRIRGGERWYLPHREHAYQRLATGGWSHTAVTGYTCLLASICAALGVATAAGAAAPARICADLAIGFVVVRYLGAPRRVADRRAATTAVAPVAPVAIPAQRVAVEAAGAVRPPVEVAAVREHP, encoded by the coding sequence ATGGTCGGTGCCGGATCCGCGGCCTGCGTCGTCACCCTGGCCGCGACGCCGCTCGTCATCGCCTGCATGCGGCGCCTGTCGGTGCTGGACGTCGCGGGTGAGCGCTCGCTGCACACGGTGCCAACGCCGCGGGGCGGTGGGGCGGCGGTCGTGCTCGGGATGTTCGCCGGCGTGCTGGCCACGGTTCTCACCAGCGGCCGGGCGAGTGCGCCCGACCTGCTGCCGATGACGCTGGCGATCACGCTGTTCGGCCTGATCGGCCTTGCCGAGGACGTGGCCAGCGACATCGGTGGGATCTCGCCACTTCGCCGGCTCGCGCTGCAGGGGGTCGGCGCGGCGGCGGTCACGGCGACGACCGTGCTGTCCGTCACCCTCGTCGGCGACGGGCCGGGGACGGCGCTGCTCGTCGCGGCCGCCGTCGTGGGGCCGCTGTGGGTGACGGGGTTCGTCAACGCCTTCAACTTCATGGACGGGGTCAACGGCATCTCGGCCGCCCAGGCGACGGTCGCCGGGGTTGGCTACGCGCTGGTCGGCACGGTGCACCACAACCCGCCCCTGGTCGCCGGCGGCGTGGTGGTCGCGGGTGCGGCGATCGGCTTCGCGCCGTTCAACCTGCCCCGTGCGCTGGTCTTCCTCGGTGACGTCGGCAGCTACGCGCTCGGCGGGGCGATCGCGGCACTGGCGCTGCAGGCGGCGCTGTCCGGGGTCGGCGTCGAAGCGGTCGTGGCGCCGGTCGTGCTCTACCTGGCCGACACGGCGACGACGCTGGCGCGCCGGATCCGCGGCGGCGAGCGGTGGTACCTGCCGCACCGCGAGCACGCCTACCAGCGGCTGGCCACCGGCGGCTGGTCGCACACGGCCGTCACCGGCTACACCTGCCTGCTCGCGTCGATCTGCGCCGCGTTGGGCGTGGCGACCGCCGCGGGGGCGGCAGCGCCGGCACGGATCTGCGCGGATCTCGCGATCGGCTTCGTCGTCGTCCGCTACCTCGGGGCACCCCGCCGGGTCGCGGATCGCCGGGCCGCCACGACGGCGGTGGCGCCGGTGGCGCCGGTGGCCATCCCGGCCCAGCGGGTGGCCGTCGAGGCCGCCGGCGCGGTCCGCCCACCGGTCGAGGTCGCCGCCGTCCGCGAGCACCCGTAG
- a CDS encoding type II toxin-antitoxin system Phd/YefM family antitoxin, whose amino-acid sequence MTVVEFVPHEITPRELRNDSGGILRAVERGETFVVTRDGSPIAELIPLPRRTFVPTTQVLAMFANEPPMDADRLCADLDAVVDHADGADCQELVSR is encoded by the coding sequence GTGACTGTGGTTGAGTTCGTTCCACACGAGATCACGCCGCGGGAGCTTCGCAACGACTCCGGCGGGATCCTGCGCGCCGTCGAGCGGGGCGAGACCTTTGTCGTCACGCGAGACGGCAGCCCGATCGCCGAGCTGATCCCCCTTCCGCGCCGGACGTTCGTACCGACGACGCAGGTGTTAGCCATGTTCGCGAACGAGCCCCCCATGGACGCCGATCGTCTCTGCGCGGACCTGGACGCCGTTGTCGATCACGCTGACGGCGCGGACTGTCAGGAGCTGGTGTCGCGGTAG